In a genomic window of Rickettsia felis URRWXCal2:
- the lon gene encoding ATP-dependent protease La, bacterial type (Containing TPR repeats), producing MKNVEYQENIAEVEEVKIRRKNMKSYVLALELCNKVMKTDGIDNIPREDHTNLFNFKVYKNGIVALSELLVRTIDEKTKIKDEKLIEGYEPIINLLEKFIRPKNDAEHYFRQGQRLYGNGEYEEALISFEEASNIITRSMYYHHKGKALLKLERAEEAIKAFNRAIELKPDYAEAYNEKGYALASLEKHNDAISCYNKAIALKPDYADAYRCKGDILHNLKRYEEAIKEYNKAIKLDPNFQHALNNKKEALQAIARQASDKDFEVLLSNTPLPSNVGKVAEQKIARLKGSQGSNDGDRSYTEKYLNYLFRLPWGKYDKASIDIIEAEKVLNENQYGLESIKQKIIEALAFMANSQNAKPPILCLVDAPGVGKTSIAKIISKALNRKSVTLSLAGARDEDLIRGCMDFYMGARPGKVLSLLSEVGSSNPVMILDEIDKISQERGALLEGALLQLIDPSQNDSFTDDYFDFGYDMSKVFFIATANSIDNISYPLLHRMEVIDISGYTDNEKVKITQDYIIPKLMKEANVPSNKFTLSNELIRYIIENYTWESGVRDIERKIKELLQKSLLAEARKEQITLNKETIEEYFKHSKYHKQKLQDDEVTIGMINGLAHTARGGDLIKIEASKYKGDGKIKATGKLGEVLKESIDAAMTCLKSSIDSKTKEINDDILKTHDIHIHLPAGATPKNGPSAGITIYTALYSLLSNKKIRQDIAMTGEITLKGRVLEIGGLKEKLTAAVREGIKEVIIPKDNERDLAEIPEEIKQALIIHTVSNTSEILRIVFDTKVSNKNTKQKTPKENMGKVLQFPKQKKDKKN from the coding sequence ATGAAAAATGTAGAATATCAAGAGAATATAGCTGAAGTGGAAGAAGTAAAGATACGTCGTAAAAATATGAAGAGTTATGTATTAGCTCTTGAACTATGTAATAAAGTCATGAAAACAGATGGCATTGATAATATACCTCGTGAAGATCATACCAATCTCTTTAACTTCAAAGTATATAAAAATGGCATAGTGGCACTGAGCGAGTTATTAGTGCGGACTATAGATGAAAAAACAAAAATTAAAGATGAGAAGTTAATAGAAGGGTACGAACCGATAATAAACTTACTTGAGAAATTCATTAGACCTAAAAATGATGCAGAACATTATTTTAGGCAAGGTCAGAGGTTGTATGGGAATGGGGAATATGAAGAGGCATTAATATCTTTCGAGGAAGCAAGTAATATTATTACCCGTTCTATGTATTACCATCATAAAGGAAAAGCACTTTTAAAGTTAGAGCGGGCAGAAGAGGCAATTAAAGCTTTCAATAGGGCGATAGAGCTAAAGCCTGATTATGCTGAAGCTTATAATGAAAAAGGTTATGCTTTAGCCAGTTTAGAAAAACATAACGACGCTATTAGCTGCTACAATAAGGCGATAGCACTAAAGCCTGATTATGCAGATGCTTATCGTTGTAAGGGCGATATACTCCATAATCTTAAGAGATACGAGGAAGCGATAAAAGAATATAACAAAGCTATAAAGCTAGATCCTAATTTTCAGCACGCATTAAATAATAAAAAGGAGGCACTACAAGCTATAGCACGTCAAGCAAGTGACAAAGATTTTGAAGTACTATTATCAAATACACCGCTGCCTTCAAATGTTGGAAAGGTAGCTGAGCAGAAAATAGCACGCCTTAAAGGCAGTCAGGGTAGTAATGACGGAGATAGAAGCTACACAGAAAAATATCTAAACTATCTTTTCAGACTTCCATGGGGCAAGTATGATAAAGCATCTATTGATATTATCGAAGCTGAGAAAGTGCTAAACGAAAATCAATATGGTCTTGAGAGCATTAAACAGAAGATTATAGAAGCTTTAGCATTCATGGCAAACTCTCAGAATGCCAAACCTCCAATACTATGTTTAGTTGATGCTCCTGGAGTTGGAAAAACATCAATTGCTAAAATAATATCAAAAGCACTAAACCGCAAAAGCGTAACATTATCACTTGCTGGAGCAAGAGATGAGGACTTGATCAGGGGGTGTATGGATTTCTATATGGGTGCAAGACCCGGTAAAGTACTGTCACTACTTTCTGAAGTAGGTAGTAGCAATCCCGTAATGATTTTAGACGAAATAGATAAAATCAGTCAAGAAAGAGGGGCGTTACTTGAAGGAGCATTACTACAGTTAATAGATCCATCACAAAATGATAGCTTTACTGATGATTACTTTGATTTTGGCTATGACATGTCAAAAGTATTTTTCATCGCCACAGCAAACTCAATCGATAATATATCATATCCACTATTACATCGTATGGAAGTAATTGATATTAGTGGTTATACCGATAATGAAAAAGTTAAAATCACACAAGATTACATCATACCAAAGCTAATGAAAGAGGCAAATGTTCCAAGCAACAAATTCACCCTCTCAAACGAACTGATTAGGTACATCATCGAGAATTATACTTGGGAATCAGGCGTAAGAGATATAGAGCGAAAAATAAAAGAGCTATTACAAAAATCTCTCTTAGCAGAAGCAAGAAAGGAGCAAATCACCTTAAATAAGGAAACTATAGAAGAATATTTCAAGCACTCTAAATATCACAAACAAAAACTACAAGATGATGAAGTTACTATTGGTATGATCAACGGTCTTGCTCATACAGCAAGGGGAGGCGATTTAATTAAAATAGAAGCTTCAAAATACAAAGGTGACGGAAAGATTAAAGCAACAGGCAAACTAGGAGAAGTATTAAAAGAATCAATAGATGCTGCGATGACCTGTTTAAAATCAAGCATAGATTCTAAAACTAAAGAAATCAACGATGACATATTAAAGACTCATGACATACATATACATCTGCCAGCAGGAGCAACGCCTAAAAACGGACCATCTGCGGGCATCACTATATATACGGCTCTTTACTCACTACTTAGTAACAAGAAGATCAGACAAGATATAGCAATGACTGGTGAGATTACATTAAAGGGTAGAGTGCTTGAGATAGGGGGGCTTAAAGAAAAGCTAACAGCTGCAGTAAGAGAAGGTATTAAGGAAGTCATCATCCCTAAGGATAACGAGCGTGACTTAGCCGAAATACCTGAGGAAATTAAGCAAGCACTAATAATACATACAGTATCAAATACTAGTGAGATACTAAGGATAGTATTTGATACTAAAGTATCTAATAAAAATACTAAACAAAAAACACCAAAGGAAAATATGGGCAAAGTATTGCAATTTCCTAAACAGAAGAAAGATAAAAAGAATTGA